Proteins from a genomic interval of Candidatus Nanopelagicales bacterium:
- a CDS encoding ABC transporter ATP-binding protein: protein MAKTDITKAEGDLFLENLSKAFGDFKAVDDLSLQVPQGSFFALLGPSGCGKTTTLRMVSGLEDPTAGRIRIGDADITHLKPYKRPVNTVFQNYALFPHMTIRENVGFGLKRRGIKDVKKPVDDALELIQLSQVADRKPTQLSGGQQQRVALARAIVNRPAVLLLDEPLGALDLKLRRQMQLELKRIQTEVGLTFIHVTHDQEEAMTMADTVAVMNNGIIEQMGPPTQLYESPDTAFVANFLGQSNLFPATVVEVDGEELVLEDPDGRFRMPKSRLGRDVSTATGSRVLVGVRPEKIHIAGLDDAAVAPTDGNFVDGVVEATSFLGVSTQYEVRTPSGEVIQVFAQNLNSQALQPVASRVRLTWAASHGFVLNGNDDINAGVEIDPDALVAS from the coding sequence ATGGCGAAGACCGACATCACCAAGGCCGAGGGGGACCTCTTCCTCGAGAACCTGTCCAAGGCGTTCGGCGACTTCAAGGCGGTCGACGACCTGTCTCTGCAAGTGCCGCAGGGCTCGTTCTTCGCCCTGCTCGGGCCTTCGGGCTGCGGCAAGACGACGACACTGCGCATGGTGTCCGGACTCGAGGACCCGACCGCGGGCCGAATCCGGATCGGCGATGCCGACATCACCCATCTGAAGCCGTACAAACGACCCGTCAACACGGTCTTCCAGAACTACGCCCTCTTCCCCCACATGACCATCCGCGAGAACGTCGGGTTCGGTCTGAAGCGCCGCGGAATCAAGGACGTCAAGAAGCCCGTGGACGACGCACTGGAGTTGATCCAGTTGTCGCAGGTCGCTGACCGCAAACCCACCCAGTTGTCCGGCGGCCAACAACAGCGCGTCGCCTTGGCCCGCGCCATCGTGAACCGCCCAGCAGTACTTCTGCTCGACGAGCCGCTGGGCGCGCTGGACCTCAAACTGCGCCGCCAGATGCAGTTGGAACTCAAACGCATCCAGACCGAGGTGGGACTGACCTTCATCCACGTGACGCACGACCAAGAGGAGGCCATGACCATGGCCGACACGGTCGCCGTCATGAACAACGGCATCATCGAGCAGATGGGCCCGCCCACGCAGTTGTACGAATCCCCGGACACCGCGTTCGTGGCCAACTTCCTGGGCCAGTCGAACCTCTTCCCAGCGACAGTGGTGGAGGTCGATGGCGAAGAACTGGTGCTCGAGGACCCGGACGGCCGGTTCCGCATGCCGAAGTCCCGATTGGGGCGGGACGTGTCCACCGCCACGGGCTCGAGGGTGCTTGTCGGAGTAAGACCCGAGAAGATCCACATCGCCGGTCTCGATGACGCGGCTGTCGCGCCGACCGACGGCAACTTCGTCGACGGCGTGGTCGAAGCGACCAGTTTCCTCGGTGTCTCCACCCAGTACGAGGTCCGCACACCCAGCGGCGAAGTCATCCAGGTGTTCGCCCAGAACCTCAACTCACAAGCGCTGCAACCGGTCGCGTCTCGGGTGAGGCTGACCTGGGCCGCTTCGCATGGGTTCGTGCTGAACGGCAACGACGACATCAACGCCGGCGTCGAGATCGACCCTGACGCACTCGTGGCGAGCTGA
- a CDS encoding spermidine/putrescine ABC transporter substrate-binding protein gives MTEKHPDPRIEALRQAMSRRNFLAAVGATGAAAGLAACGTGGSTSGSSPAASGGGDSNTIVWANWTLYLDYDGKTKSYPTLERFEKESGQTVEYREDIEDNVSFNGKVAPQLANGQNIGYDIVTLTDWLAGEWIRKGYVAEIDEANVPNKKNILPALADVAFDPGRKFSLTWQSGFGGLAWNKEMVPNGLRTVEDLWAPELAGKVVVLSEMRDTIGLIMMSQGVAIDEPFTTEQFNAALDVLQQQVDSGQVKQVKGNSYKEDLINGQAYAAIGWSGDIFQINAENGNKWDFALPDTGGTLWSDNLMIPVTATNKTGAEELMNFYYDPKNAAEVAAYVNYICPVKGAKEEMMKIDPELAKSEWIFPSDATLNESQVFRPLTPEEQAEYSESFGRVIQG, from the coding sequence GTGACCGAGAAGCATCCTGATCCGCGCATCGAAGCCCTGCGTCAGGCGATGTCCCGCCGCAACTTCCTGGCCGCTGTGGGCGCCACCGGAGCAGCCGCCGGCCTGGCCGCCTGCGGCACCGGCGGTAGTACTTCCGGATCCTCGCCCGCCGCCTCGGGCGGTGGCGACAGCAACACGATCGTCTGGGCCAACTGGACGCTGTACCTCGACTACGACGGCAAGACGAAGAGCTACCCGACGCTGGAGCGCTTTGAGAAGGAATCGGGCCAGACGGTCGAGTACCGCGAGGACATCGAGGACAACGTCTCGTTCAACGGCAAGGTCGCGCCCCAGTTGGCGAACGGCCAGAACATCGGCTACGACATCGTCACGCTGACCGACTGGCTCGCTGGTGAGTGGATCCGGAAGGGATACGTCGCCGAGATCGACGAAGCCAACGTTCCCAACAAGAAGAACATCCTGCCCGCGCTCGCGGACGTCGCCTTCGACCCGGGCCGCAAGTTCTCCCTGACCTGGCAGTCCGGGTTCGGGGGCTTGGCCTGGAACAAGGAGATGGTCCCCAACGGCCTGAGGACCGTCGAGGACCTGTGGGCGCCCGAACTTGCGGGCAAGGTCGTCGTGCTGTCCGAGATGCGCGACACCATCGGGCTGATCATGATGAGTCAGGGCGTCGCCATCGACGAGCCGTTCACCACCGAACAGTTCAATGCGGCTCTCGACGTCCTGCAGCAGCAGGTGGATTCCGGCCAGGTCAAGCAGGTCAAGGGCAACTCGTACAAAGAAGACCTCATCAACGGGCAGGCCTATGCTGCGATCGGTTGGAGCGGCGACATCTTCCAGATCAACGCCGAGAACGGGAACAAATGGGACTTCGCCCTGCCCGACACCGGCGGCACGCTGTGGTCGGACAACCTGATGATCCCGGTGACGGCGACCAACAAGACGGGCGCCGAGGAGTTGATGAACTTCTACTACGACCCCAAGAACGCTGCCGAGGTCGCCGCCTACGTCAACTACATCTGTCCGGTGAAGGGCGCCAAGGAAGAGATGATGAAGATCGATCCGGAACTCGCCAAGAGTGAATGGATCTTCCCCAGCGACGCGACCCTGAACGAGTCGCAGGTGTTCCGCCCCCTGACCCCGGAGGAACAGGCCGAGTACTCCGAATCCTTCGGCCGAGTGATCCAGGGCTGA
- a CDS encoding gamma-aminobutyraldehyde dehydrogenase, protein MAHGQWIAGRAGEGSSGEKLDVTNPANGRTVASVTLADASDVDTAVSAAAAAFAEWSRVPPVVRSEALLALADRMRARADEYAQVESEQAGKPIRLATGFDVPGSIDNALFFAGAARQLQGSAAAEWDGDHTSTIRREPVGVIGSIAPWNYPLQMAMWKMLPAVAAGNTIVLKPSELTPLTSLMLAEDATAAGLPDGVFNVLTGTGPEVGEALVAHPTVRMVSFTGSTKVGHRVAEVATASLKRAHLELGGKAPFLVFDDADLDAAIQGAVAGALINTGQDCTAATRAYVHRSLFDDFVAGVATVMDKVVLGDTSSPDTDLGPLISVAQRDKVAGMVQRAVAAGATVACGGSAPEDLPEGSFYRPTLITDAAQDSEIVQEEIFGPVLVALPFDSDDEGLRLANDTPYGLAASAWTMDVVRAHRASREIEAGCVWINDHIPIVSEMPHGGYKQSGIGKDMSLYSFEEYTQIKHVSMDITGTARKEWHRTIFSNPG, encoded by the coding sequence GTGGCACACGGCCAGTGGATCGCCGGTCGCGCCGGCGAAGGTAGTTCCGGCGAGAAGCTCGACGTGACCAACCCTGCGAATGGTCGCACCGTGGCCTCCGTAACGCTGGCCGACGCATCGGATGTGGACACGGCGGTTTCAGCCGCGGCGGCAGCGTTCGCCGAATGGTCACGCGTTCCCCCGGTCGTCCGCAGCGAGGCGCTGCTGGCTCTGGCCGACCGTATGCGCGCCCGTGCCGATGAGTACGCCCAGGTCGAGTCGGAACAAGCGGGAAAACCGATCCGTCTGGCCACCGGTTTCGACGTGCCGGGATCCATCGACAATGCCCTGTTCTTCGCGGGGGCGGCTCGGCAGTTGCAGGGCAGCGCCGCCGCGGAATGGGACGGCGATCACACCTCCACCATCCGGCGCGAACCCGTCGGGGTCATCGGTTCCATCGCGCCATGGAACTACCCGCTGCAGATGGCCATGTGGAAGATGCTCCCCGCCGTCGCGGCCGGCAACACGATCGTGCTGAAACCCAGCGAACTCACGCCCCTGACCAGCCTGATGCTCGCGGAAGATGCCACGGCGGCCGGCTTGCCCGACGGCGTGTTCAACGTTCTCACTGGCACCGGCCCCGAAGTGGGCGAGGCGCTCGTCGCCCACCCGACGGTCCGAATGGTCTCGTTCACCGGGTCCACCAAGGTCGGCCACCGCGTCGCGGAGGTGGCGACGGCATCACTCAAACGGGCGCATCTGGAACTCGGCGGCAAGGCGCCGTTCCTGGTGTTCGATGACGCCGACTTGGACGCAGCGATCCAAGGAGCCGTCGCGGGAGCTCTCATCAACACGGGCCAGGACTGCACGGCAGCCACCCGCGCCTACGTACACCGTTCCCTGTTCGACGACTTTGTCGCCGGAGTCGCCACAGTGATGGACAAGGTGGTTCTCGGCGACACCTCGTCGCCCGACACCGATCTGGGTCCCTTGATCTCTGTGGCGCAACGCGACAAAGTCGCGGGCATGGTGCAGCGCGCGGTCGCGGCAGGGGCGACAGTGGCCTGCGGGGGCTCAGCTCCCGAGGACCTGCCCGAGGGGTCGTTCTACCGCCCGACCCTGATCACCGATGCCGCTCAGGACAGCGAGATCGTGCAGGAGGAGATCTTCGGACCGGTCCTCGTCGCGCTTCCCTTCGACAGCGACGACGAGGGACTTCGCCTGGCGAACGACACCCCGTATGGCCTCGCCGCGTCGGCCTGGACGATGGACGTCGTGCGCGCCCATCGCGCTTCGCGTGAGATCGAGGCCGGCTGCGTGTGGATCAACGACCACATCCCGATCGTCTCGGAGATGCCGCACGGCGGCTACAAACAATCCGGGATCGGCAAGGACATGAGCCTGTACTCCTTCGAGGAGTACACCCAGATCAAGCATGTGTCGATGGACATCACGGGGACCGCCCGCAAGGAATGGCATCGCACGATCTTCAGCAACCCGGGCTGA
- a CDS encoding gamma-aminobutyraldehyde dehydrogenase → MQVNSVINGQVAPANGNDLELVDPTTGQVFAGAPIATPADVDKAVAGARAAYLSWRDTTPGERQAAILKIADLIESNADHLVRLESQNTGKAIPVTMAEEIPPMVDQVRFFAGAARVLEGRSAGEYMSGFTSMIRREPVGVIGQVTPWNYPLMMAIWKFIPAIAAGNAVILKPSDTTPVSTARLAELITEAEILPPGVFNVITGDRDTGRTLVSHAGIDMVAITGSVRAGMQVAEEASKSVKRVHLELGGKAPVVVFDDADAAKAAEWLAVAGYFNAGQDCTAATRVLAQSGIHDEFVAALAEQAKNTKTTFEGGPEDEDALVPPLNNQAQMEKVMGFIERLPAHATVAAGGVRPGDRGFYIDPTVVVDLNQKDEAVQNEIFGPVMTVQRFDDEADAVEKANGVEYGLASSVWTENHGRALRMAKALDFGTVWINTHIPLVAEMPHGGYKHSGYGKDLSMYGLEDYTRIKHVMSAIEE, encoded by the coding sequence ATGCAGGTGAACAGTGTCATCAACGGCCAGGTGGCTCCCGCGAACGGCAACGACCTCGAACTCGTGGACCCGACGACCGGACAGGTATTCGCCGGTGCTCCCATCGCCACGCCTGCAGACGTGGACAAGGCGGTTGCCGGGGCTCGCGCGGCCTACCTCTCATGGCGGGACACGACGCCCGGCGAACGGCAAGCAGCCATCTTGAAGATCGCGGACCTCATCGAGAGCAACGCCGACCACCTGGTCCGGCTCGAGTCGCAGAACACCGGCAAGGCGATCCCCGTGACCATGGCCGAGGAAATCCCGCCGATGGTCGACCAAGTTCGGTTCTTCGCCGGTGCGGCGCGCGTGCTCGAGGGTCGCTCAGCCGGTGAATACATGAGCGGATTCACGTCCATGATCCGCCGCGAACCGGTCGGCGTCATCGGGCAAGTGACTCCCTGGAACTACCCCCTGATGATGGCGATCTGGAAGTTCATCCCTGCCATCGCAGCGGGCAACGCCGTGATCCTCAAGCCCTCGGACACCACCCCCGTGTCGACAGCGCGGCTGGCCGAGTTGATCACCGAGGCTGAGATTCTGCCCCCCGGCGTGTTCAACGTCATCACCGGCGACCGGGACACCGGGCGGACCTTGGTCTCCCACGCCGGCATCGACATGGTGGCCATCACCGGGTCTGTGCGAGCCGGCATGCAGGTCGCCGAAGAGGCCTCGAAGTCGGTCAAGCGGGTGCACTTGGAGTTGGGCGGAAAGGCCCCCGTGGTCGTCTTCGACGACGCCGACGCCGCCAAGGCGGCGGAGTGGCTCGCCGTCGCCGGCTACTTCAACGCCGGGCAGGACTGCACCGCTGCGACGCGGGTCCTGGCCCAAAGCGGAATTCATGACGAGTTCGTGGCCGCCCTCGCCGAACAGGCCAAGAACACCAAGACCACCTTCGAGGGTGGCCCGGAAGACGAGGACGCGCTCGTTCCCCCTCTGAACAACCAAGCCCAGATGGAGAAGGTCATGGGCTTCATCGAACGTCTCCCGGCCCACGCGACTGTCGCTGCCGGAGGCGTGCGGCCCGGCGACCGGGGTTTCTACATCGACCCGACAGTGGTCGTCGACCTGAACCAGAAGGACGAAGCCGTTCAGAACGAGATCTTCGGTCCCGTGATGACTGTGCAGCGGTTCGATGACGAGGCCGACGCGGTCGAGAAAGCCAACGGCGTCGAGTACGGACTCGCGTCGAGTGTCTGGACGGAGAACCACGGCCGGGCGCTGCGCATGGCGAAGGCCCTGGACTTCGGCACCGTGTGGATCAACACTCACATCCCCCTCGTGGCGGAGATGCCGCACGGAGGCTACAAGCACTCCGGCTACGGCAAGGACCTGTCGATGTACGGACTCGAGGACTACACCCGCATCAAGCACGTCATGTCCGCCATCGAGGAGTGA
- a CDS encoding Lrp/AsnC family transcriptional regulator — MAQTSPVQLDDVNRAIVKLLQEDGRRSYADIAKQVSRSEASVRQRVARLMRAGVIQIVAVTDQLQMGYARAAMIAIRVDGDVEAAAQLIAAIDEVDYLVATAGGVDLFAEVVAVDDQNLYEVMARIRAVPGVRHAEGYVYFKLHKQTYQWGAR, encoded by the coding sequence ATGGCTCAAACTTCGCCCGTCCAGTTGGACGACGTGAACCGGGCGATCGTCAAACTGCTGCAAGAGGACGGTCGGCGTTCGTACGCCGACATCGCCAAGCAAGTCAGTCGTTCCGAGGCAAGTGTGCGGCAACGCGTCGCGCGACTGATGCGCGCCGGAGTCATCCAGATCGTGGCCGTGACCGACCAACTGCAGATGGGTTACGCCCGAGCTGCCATGATCGCGATCCGGGTGGATGGCGACGTCGAGGCGGCGGCACAGTTGATCGCCGCGATCGACGAGGTCGATTACCTCGTCGCCACCGCCGGCGGCGTGGACCTCTTCGCGGAAGTCGTTGCCGTCGACGATCAGAATCTGTACGAGGTCATGGCGCGCATCCGGGCAGTCCCCGGGGTACGGCATGCCGAAGGTTACGTCTATTTCAAACTGCACAAGCAGACCTATCAATGGGGAGCGCGATGA